The following proteins are encoded in a genomic region of Thiomonas sp. X19:
- the rpsA gene encoding 30S ribosomal protein S1 gives MSVNPSASTSGESFAALFEESLKTRDMRTGEVITAEVVGVDPNFVIVNAGLKSDAYIPLEEFKNDHGEIEVKVGDFVSVAIDALENGYGDTMLSRDKAKRLASWMSLEKALESGEFAQGTVTGKVKGGLTVMINGIRAFLPGSLLDTRPVKDTTPYENKTMEFKVIKLDRKRNNVVLSRRAVVEASQGEERAKLLENLKEGQIVTGVVKNITDYGAFVDLGGIDGLLHITDLAWRRVRHPSEVVTPGQEVTAKVLKYDVEKNRVSLGLKQMGDDPWVGVARRYPASTRLFGKITNLTDYGAFVEIEPGIEGLVHVSEMDWTNKNVAPSKIVQLGDEVEVQVLEIDEDRRRISLGMKQCRANPWDEFAANHKRGDKVTGPVKSITDFGVFIGLPGGIDGLVHMSDLSWNETGEAAVRNYKKGQEVEALVLGIDIERERISLGIKQMEGDPFMNFAAMNDKGKVVEGTVKSVDAKGATIDLGDDIEGYLRASEISRDRVEDARNLLKEGDQVSAMVINIDRKNRSIQLSVKAKDSVDQQEVMNRLAGEQREATGTTNLGALLRAKLDNQQQE, from the coding sequence ATGTCAGTCAACCCTAGCGCCAGCACGTCTGGCGAATCTTTCGCCGCTCTGTTCGAAGAGTCGCTCAAGACGCGCGATATGCGCACCGGTGAGGTCATCACCGCAGAAGTGGTCGGTGTCGATCCCAACTTCGTGATCGTCAACGCCGGCCTGAAGTCGGATGCCTACATCCCCCTCGAAGAATTCAAGAACGACCATGGCGAAATTGAAGTCAAGGTCGGCGATTTCGTTTCGGTCGCCATCGATGCGCTCGAAAACGGCTATGGCGACACCATGCTGTCGCGCGACAAGGCCAAGCGCCTGGCCTCCTGGATGTCCTTGGAAAAGGCGCTCGAATCGGGCGAGTTCGCTCAAGGCACCGTGACCGGCAAGGTCAAGGGCGGCCTGACCGTGATGATCAACGGCATTCGCGCCTTCCTGCCCGGCTCCCTGCTCGACACCCGCCCGGTGAAGGACACCACGCCGTACGAAAACAAGACCATGGAGTTCAAGGTCATCAAGCTCGACCGCAAGCGCAACAACGTCGTGCTGTCGCGTCGTGCCGTGGTCGAAGCCAGCCAGGGCGAAGAACGCGCCAAGCTGCTGGAGAACCTCAAGGAAGGCCAGATCGTCACCGGCGTGGTCAAGAACATCACCGACTACGGCGCTTTCGTCGACCTCGGCGGCATCGACGGCCTGCTGCACATCACCGACCTGGCCTGGCGTCGTGTGCGCCACCCCAGCGAAGTGGTCACACCCGGCCAGGAAGTCACCGCCAAGGTGCTCAAGTACGACGTGGAAAAGAACCGCGTCTCGCTCGGCCTCAAGCAAATGGGCGACGACCCCTGGGTTGGCGTGGCGCGCCGTTACCCGGCCAGCACCCGTCTGTTCGGCAAGATCACCAATCTCACCGACTACGGCGCGTTCGTCGAGATCGAGCCCGGCATCGAAGGTCTGGTGCACGTTTCTGAGATGGACTGGACCAACAAGAACGTGGCCCCCAGCAAGATTGTCCAGCTCGGCGACGAAGTGGAAGTGCAAGTGCTGGAAATCGACGAAGACCGTCGCCGCATCAGCCTGGGCATGAAGCAGTGCCGCGCCAACCCCTGGGACGAGTTCGCCGCCAACCACAAGCGTGGCGACAAGGTCACGGGTCCGGTCAAGTCCATCACCGACTTCGGCGTGTTCATCGGCCTGCCAGGCGGGATCGACGGCCTCGTGCACATGTCCGACCTGTCTTGGAACGAGACCGGCGAAGCCGCCGTGCGCAACTACAAGAAGGGCCAGGAGGTCGAGGCGCTGGTTCTTGGCATCGACATCGAGCGTGAGCGCATTTCCCTTGGCATCAAGCAGATGGAAGGCGATCCGTTCATGAACTTTGCCGCCATGAACGACAAGGGCAAGGTTGTCGAAGGCACCGTCAAATCCGTGGATGCGAAGGGCGCCACCATCGACCTCGGCGACGACATCGAAGGCTATCTGCGCGCCTCCGAAATCTCGCGCGACCGCGTCGAAGATGCCCGCAACTTGCTGAAAGAAGGCGACCAGGTCTCGGCCATGGTCATCAACATCGACCGCAAGAACCGCAGCATCCAGCTCTCGGTCAAGGCCAAGGACAGCGTGGACCAGCAAGAGGTCATGAACCGCCTGGCCGGCGAGCAGCGCGAAGCCACGGGCACCACCAATCTGGGGGCCCTGCTGCGCGCCAAGCTCGACAATCAGCAACAAGAGTAA
- a CDS encoding integration host factor subunit beta, with amino-acid sequence MTRSDLVDLLAERFAQLTHRDAELAVKTILDALSDALENSHRVEIRGFGSFSVSHRPARIGRNPRSGEQVIVPEKRMPHFKPGKSLRLLVDQPEAAASTPASNLKSST; translated from the coding sequence ATGACCCGTTCCGATCTGGTGGATTTGCTTGCCGAGCGCTTTGCTCAACTGACCCATCGCGATGCCGAGTTGGCCGTGAAGACGATACTCGACGCGCTATCCGACGCGCTGGAAAACAGCCACCGCGTCGAGATTCGCGGCTTCGGCAGTTTTTCCGTCAGCCATCGTCCCGCACGCATCGGCCGCAACCCGCGTTCCGGCGAACAAGTCATCGTGCCGGAAAAGCGCATGCCCCATTTCAAACCGGGCAAGTCCTTACGCCTGCTGGTCGACCAGCCCGAGGCTGCTGCCTCGACGCCAGCCTCCAACCTCAAATCCAGCACCTGA
- a CDS encoding lipopolysaccharide assembly protein LapA domain-containing protein, with amino-acid sequence MRALNWFVRLILFLLLFGLALNNLEPTVLHLLFGTQWTAPLFVLLLAAFTLGAVLGALAMLPGWMRARRTQVARNPGPNMPALEPQEQAPVRSVPTAIDGSTPDGV; translated from the coding sequence ATGCGCGCCCTCAACTGGTTCGTCCGTCTGATTCTGTTCCTGCTGCTGTTCGGCCTGGCGCTGAACAACCTGGAGCCCACGGTTCTCCATTTGCTGTTCGGCACGCAATGGACCGCCCCGCTGTTCGTATTGTTGCTGGCAGCGTTCACGTTGGGCGCCGTGCTCGGAGCCCTGGCCATGCTGCCGGGCTGGATGCGTGCGCGTCGCACCCAGGTCGCTCGAAATCCTGGTCCCAACATGCCAGCGCTGGAGCCCCAGGAGCAAGCGCCCGTGCGGTCTGTGCCCACCGCCATCGACGGAAGCACGCCCGATGGAGTTTGA
- the lapB gene encoding lipopolysaccharide assembly protein LapB, producing the protein MEFELWWLLALPITFGLGWLGSRLDLRQWKRESELKRDAPLSYFRGLNFLLTEQQDKAIDAFIEAVTADPNTVDLHFALGNLFRRRGEYERAVRVHQNLLSRNDLPAAERQRAQIALAQDFFKAGLLDRAEAVYTTLAASPYKSEALAALLQIHERTKEWPRAIDIAGQLERLGAGSYGRQIAHYWCELGLQRQQSGDIQGMQEALEQAVQAQPQAVRPWQLRAAIAQQQDNPPQALEHLRHIAQMQPDFTALVALDAARLFQQLGQADAGRAWLLAQLQDYPAIDVLDAVLLLEADASERYHLALSYLQTHKSLLSARRVLDQSSTALSPEPARLALAQAVEGALKTRQRYRCAACGFEARNYTWHCPACQGWETYPPRRTEELQLITP; encoded by the coding sequence ATGGAGTTTGAGCTGTGGTGGCTGCTCGCGCTGCCCATCACCTTTGGGCTGGGCTGGTTGGGTTCCAGGCTGGATCTGCGTCAATGGAAGCGTGAGAGCGAGCTCAAGCGCGACGCTCCCCTGTCCTATTTCCGTGGCCTGAATTTCCTGCTCACCGAGCAGCAGGATAAAGCGATCGACGCCTTCATCGAGGCCGTCACCGCCGACCCGAACACGGTGGATTTGCACTTCGCGCTCGGCAACCTGTTCCGCCGGCGCGGCGAGTACGAACGTGCCGTGCGCGTGCACCAGAATCTGCTGTCGCGCAACGACCTTCCCGCTGCCGAACGGCAGCGCGCCCAGATCGCGCTCGCGCAGGATTTTTTCAAGGCGGGTCTGCTCGACCGTGCCGAAGCTGTCTACACCACGCTGGCGGCATCGCCCTACAAGTCCGAGGCGCTGGCGGCCTTGCTGCAAATTCACGAACGCACCAAGGAATGGCCGCGCGCCATCGACATCGCCGGCCAACTCGAACGTCTGGGCGCCGGCAGCTATGGCCGGCAGATCGCGCATTACTGGTGCGAACTCGGCCTGCAACGTCAGCAGTCGGGTGACATCCAGGGCATGCAGGAGGCGCTGGAGCAGGCGGTGCAGGCGCAGCCCCAGGCGGTACGGCCCTGGCAATTGCGCGCCGCCATCGCCCAGCAGCAAGACAACCCGCCGCAGGCACTCGAGCACTTGCGCCACATTGCGCAAATGCAGCCCGATTTCACCGCGCTCGTCGCGCTGGATGCAGCGCGTTTGTTCCAGCAACTCGGCCAAGCCGATGCCGGCCGCGCCTGGCTGCTGGCCCAGTTGCAGGACTACCCCGCCATCGATGTGCTCGATGCCGTGCTTCTGCTCGAAGCCGACGCCAGCGAGCGTTACCACCTGGCGCTCTCGTATTTGCAGACCCACAAGAGCCTGCTGTCCGCGCGCCGCGTGCTCGACCAGTCCAGCACCGCCTTGTCGCCCGAACCGGCGCGGCTGGCGCTGGCGCAAGCCGTGGAAGGCGCGCTCAAAACCCGGCAGCGCTACCGTTGCGCCGCCTGCGGCTTCGAGGCGCGCAATTACACCTGGCATTGCCCGGCCTGCCAGGGCTGGGAAACGTATCCGCCGCGCCGCACCGAAGAACTCCAACTCATCACTCCATGA
- the rfaE1 gene encoding D-glycero-beta-D-manno-heptose-7-phosphate kinase: protein MTADQLAKARVLVVGDVMLDRYWFSAVERISPEAPVPVALVQREEDRMGGAANVALNAASLGAQTTLLSVVGSDDAGRRLAHLVTDSPIRSAMRQVVGLRTTMKLRVVSRQQQLIRMDFESKPDHEVLLDLMDRYEQELDLHDVVLLSDYGKGGLTHVARMLEMARLRGKPVLVDPKGRDYSRYKGATLVTPNRAEFALATGDWQGEAELQQHADKLRAALGLQAVLVTRAEDGMSLFTDAGHLHVQAAAKEVFDVSGAGDTVIATLAVMLGAGSSLEEAVRTANRAAGIVVGKLGTASATPAELWPQP, encoded by the coding sequence ATGACCGCCGATCAACTCGCCAAGGCCCGCGTGCTCGTCGTGGGCGACGTCATGCTCGACCGCTACTGGTTCAGCGCCGTCGAGCGCATCTCGCCCGAAGCGCCGGTGCCGGTGGCGCTGGTGCAGCGCGAGGAGGACCGCATGGGCGGCGCCGCCAATGTGGCGCTCAATGCCGCCAGCCTCGGTGCCCAGACCACGCTGCTGTCGGTGGTGGGCTCGGACGACGCCGGACGGCGCCTGGCCCATCTCGTCACCGACTCGCCCATCCGCAGCGCCATGCGCCAGGTCGTGGGGCTCAGGACCACGATGAAACTGCGCGTGGTCTCGCGTCAGCAGCAACTCATCCGCATGGACTTCGAGTCCAAGCCCGACCACGAGGTGCTGCTCGACCTGATGGACCGCTACGAGCAGGAACTCGACCTGCACGACGTGGTGCTGCTGTCCGACTACGGCAAGGGCGGGCTCACCCATGTGGCGCGCATGCTCGAAATGGCGCGGCTGCGCGGCAAGCCGGTGCTGGTCGACCCCAAGGGGCGCGACTACTCGCGCTACAAGGGCGCCACGCTCGTCACCCCCAACCGCGCCGAGTTCGCGCTCGCCACCGGCGACTGGCAAGGCGAGGCCGAGCTGCAACAGCATGCCGACAAGTTGCGCGCCGCGCTCGGGTTGCAGGCCGTGCTCGTCACCCGCGCGGAAGACGGCATGAGCTTGTTCACCGACGCCGGCCACTTGCACGTGCAGGCCGCGGCCAAGGAGGTGTTCGACGTCTCGGGCGCGGGCGACACCGTCATCGCCACCCTGGCCGTGATGCTCGGCGCCGGCAGCAGCCTGGAAGAGGCGGTACGCACCGCCAACCGCGCCGCCGGCATCGTCGTCGGCAAGCTAGGCACCGCCAGCGCCACGCCCGCCGAACTCTGGCCGCAGCCCTGA
- the rfaD gene encoding ADP-glyceromanno-heptose 6-epimerase — protein MTQRIIVTGAAGFIGSNIVRGLNARGITDIIAVDNLTQADKFHNLVDVQISDYLDKTTFYADFAQGRFGKVEAIFHQGACSDTMERNGRYMLDNNYAASKLLLDACQASGTRLLYASSAATYGGSTSFIEQPQFERPLNVYGYSKLLFDQVVRRALPAARSQVAGFRYFNVYGPGEQHKGRMASVAFHHFNQYRSDGKVKLFGSYGGYGPGAQMRDFVYIDDVVAVNLWFFDHPQHSGVFNLGSGRAQPFNDVAYAVINSLRAAHALQALSLEQMVRDKLVEYIDFPAALVGKYQCHTEADLQNLRATGCNHVFTDVAMGVGSYVRHLLQHLPH, from the coding sequence ATGACCCAGCGCATCATCGTCACCGGCGCGGCCGGCTTCATCGGCAGCAACATCGTGCGCGGCCTGAATGCACGCGGCATCACCGACATCATCGCCGTCGACAACCTCACCCAGGCCGATAAATTCCACAATCTGGTGGATGTGCAGATCAGCGACTATCTCGACAAAACCACCTTCTACGCCGACTTCGCGCAAGGCCGTTTCGGCAAGGTCGAAGCCATCTTCCACCAAGGCGCCTGCTCCGACACCATGGAGCGCAACGGCCGCTACATGCTGGACAACAATTACGCCGCAAGCAAGCTCTTGCTCGACGCCTGCCAGGCCAGCGGCACGCGCCTGCTCTACGCCTCCAGCGCCGCCACTTATGGCGGCTCCACCAGCTTCATCGAGCAGCCGCAGTTCGAGCGCCCGCTCAACGTCTACGGCTATTCCAAGCTGCTGTTCGACCAAGTGGTGCGCCGCGCCCTGCCTGCGGCGCGCAGCCAGGTTGCCGGGTTTCGCTACTTCAACGTCTACGGTCCCGGCGAGCAGCACAAGGGCCGCATGGCCTCGGTGGCGTTTCACCACTTCAACCAATACCGCAGCGACGGCAAGGTGAAGCTGTTCGGCAGCTACGGCGGCTACGGCCCCGGCGCTCAAATGCGCGACTTCGTCTACATCGACGACGTCGTCGCAGTGAACCTCTGGTTCTTCGATCACCCGCAGCACAGCGGTGTGTTCAACCTCGGCAGCGGCCGCGCCCAGCCCTTCAACGACGTGGCCTACGCCGTCATCAACAGCCTGCGTGCCGCGCACGCACTGCAAGCGCTGAGCCTGGAGCAGATGGTGCGGGACAAGCTGGTGGAGTACATCGACTTCCCCGCCGCCCTGGTCGGCAAATACCAATGCCATACCGAGGCTGACCTACAAAACCTGCGCGCCACCGGTTGCAACCATGTCTTCACCGACGTCGCCATGGGCGTGGGCAGTTATGTGCGGCACCTGCTGCAACATCTGCCGCATTGA
- a CDS encoding helix-hairpin-helix domain-containing protein, producing the protein MKTALLRAMLKGGLLALAATAHAATEVNTATQSELESIHGLGVTRVEQILAEREHNGPYTDAADLARRIPGLGRKSVRQLQENGLSINSQTAAPSPDN; encoded by the coding sequence ATGAAAACCGCCCTTCTCCGCGCCATGCTGAAAGGCGGCCTGCTCGCCCTGGCCGCAACCGCGCACGCTGCCACCGAGGTCAACACCGCAACCCAGTCGGAACTGGAAAGCATCCATGGCTTGGGCGTCACGCGGGTCGAGCAAATTCTCGCGGAGCGCGAGCACAACGGCCCTTACACCGACGCCGCCGATCTGGCGCGGCGCATCCCGGGTCTGGGCCGCAAGTCGGTGCGGCAGTTGCAGGAAAACGGCTTGAGCATCAACAGCCAGACAGCAGCACCTTCGCCTGACAACTGA
- a CDS encoding GntR family transcriptional regulator, whose translation MSIISPTEARVNTLTRSLQPINPVASLRDQAYAMLRQAIADADIYQTREEIRLDERVLSEALGVSRTPIREAMTLLEQEGFLRMVPRRGIYVVRKTKREIVEMIQMWAALESMAARLATKRASDEEIRSLRHMFDNFRDTTPAEHIQEYSDANIAFHQAIVQLSKSQVIMEAIKNIFIHVRAIRRMTISQSDRASRSIVDHLRIIEALEQRDTELAEKLVRQHSLDLADHVEAHCEFLD comes from the coding sequence ATGTCCATCATTTCTCCAACTGAAGCACGGGTCAACACCCTGACCCGGTCGCTGCAGCCGATCAACCCGGTCGCGAGCCTGCGCGATCAGGCCTATGCCATGCTGCGCCAGGCGATTGCCGATGCCGACATCTACCAGACACGCGAGGAAATCCGTCTCGACGAGCGCGTCCTGAGCGAGGCGCTGGGCGTCAGCCGCACCCCGATCCGCGAGGCCATGACCCTGCTCGAGCAGGAGGGCTTCCTGCGCATGGTGCCGCGGCGCGGCATCTATGTCGTGCGCAAGACCAAGCGCGAAATCGTCGAAATGATCCAGATGTGGGCAGCGCTCGAAAGCATGGCTGCGCGCCTGGCCACCAAACGGGCCAGCGACGAGGAGATCCGGTCGCTGCGGCACATGTTTGACAACTTCCGCGACACGACCCCCGCCGAACATATCCAGGAATATTCGGACGCCAACATCGCCTTTCACCAAGCCATCGTGCAGTTGTCGAAATCGCAGGTCATCATGGAGGCTATCAAGAACATCTTCATCCATGTCCGGGCGATCCGGCGCATGACCATTTCGCAAAGCGACCGCGCCTCGCGCTCGATCGTCGATCACCTGCGCATCATCGAGGCGCTGGAACAGCGCGACACGGAGCTGGCGGAAAAGCTGGTGCGCCAGCATTCGCTTGACCTTGCAGACCACGTCGAAGCCCATTGCGAGTTTCTGGATTGA
- a CDS encoding 2-dehydropantoate 2-reductase, whose product MKVCIFGAGAIGGLIGGQLARAGIDVSFVARGAHLQAMQTNGLRLRIDGQEHVVRVPCTSNPADLGPQDYVFITLKAHSVPGAVESMHPLLGQDTAVVTGVNGLPYWYFHQHGGPYAGTVLNSVDPGGLQWNILGPERGIGCVLYPAADLIAPGVIQHAYGKKFPIGEPSGQSTERIARLHEVMTAAGFDAPVRNDIRDEIWLKLWGNLCLNPISALTHATLDVITTDPATRALARGMMLEAQALAELLGVRFRVGIERRLDGAGAIVGHKTSMLQDLEQGRPMEIDPLLGVIQEIGRLVGRPTPLADAVLALIKLREKMALLRQ is encoded by the coding sequence ATGAAAGTTTGTATTTTTGGCGCCGGTGCCATTGGCGGCCTGATCGGAGGCCAGCTCGCCCGGGCCGGGATCGACGTGAGCTTCGTCGCCAGGGGAGCGCATCTTCAGGCCATGCAAACGAATGGGCTGCGCCTGCGGATCGACGGCCAGGAGCATGTGGTCCGGGTTCCGTGCACCTCGAATCCCGCCGACCTCGGTCCTCAGGACTATGTTTTCATCACGCTCAAGGCTCATTCAGTGCCTGGCGCGGTCGAGTCGATGCACCCGCTGCTGGGCCAGGATACCGCCGTGGTCACCGGAGTGAACGGACTGCCTTATTGGTATTTCCATCAGCATGGCGGCCCGTATGCGGGCACCGTACTGAACAGCGTGGATCCTGGCGGCCTGCAGTGGAACATCCTGGGACCCGAACGCGGCATCGGCTGCGTGCTGTACCCGGCGGCCGATCTCATCGCCCCTGGGGTGATCCAGCATGCCTATGGCAAGAAATTCCCCATCGGCGAACCGAGCGGACAGTCCACGGAGCGGATTGCCCGCCTGCACGAAGTGATGACGGCCGCAGGGTTCGACGCTCCGGTTCGCAACGACATCCGCGACGAGATCTGGCTCAAGCTCTGGGGTAATTTGTGCCTCAATCCCATCAGCGCGCTCACGCACGCGACCCTGGACGTTATCACCACAGACCCGGCGACGCGCGCGCTGGCGCGCGGCATGATGCTGGAAGCGCAAGCACTCGCCGAATTGCTGGGGGTGCGCTTCCGGGTCGGGATCGAACGGCGCCTGGACGGGGCCGGCGCCATCGTCGGCCACAAGACATCCATGTTGCAGGATCTGGAGCAGGGCAGGCCGATGGAGATCGATCCCTTGTTGGGCGTGATCCAGGAAATCGGACGCCTGGTCGGCCGGCCGACGCCACTGGCCGATGCCGTGCTCGCCCTCATCAAGCTGAGAGAGAAAATGGCGCTGCTGCGGCAATAA
- the sucD gene encoding succinate--CoA ligase subunit alpha, which yields MSILIDKNTKVITQGITGKTGQFHTRMCRDYAHGRAAFVAGVNPKKAGEDFEGIPIHASVAEARAATGATVSVIYVPPPGAAAAIWEAVEADLDLVICITEGIPVRDMMEVRARMRAKEAGGGKRTLLLGPNCPGLITPDAIKIGIMPGHIHRKGRIGVVSRSGTLTYEAVGQVTELGLGQSSAVGIGGDPINGLKHIDVLKLFNDDPDTDGVITIGEIGGPDEAEAALWAKQHMTKPIVGFIAGVTAPAGKRMGHAGALIAGGADTAEAKLDVMHACGFTVTRNPSEMGQLIHQKLR from the coding sequence ATGTCCATCCTCATCGACAAGAACACCAAAGTCATCACCCAAGGCATCACCGGCAAGACCGGCCAGTTCCACACCCGCATGTGCCGCGACTACGCCCACGGCCGCGCCGCCTTCGTCGCCGGGGTCAACCCGAAGAAGGCCGGGGAGGACTTCGAGGGCATTCCCATCCACGCCAGCGTGGCCGAGGCCCGCGCGGCCACCGGAGCCACCGTCTCCGTCATCTACGTGCCGCCCCCCGGCGCGGCCGCGGCGATCTGGGAAGCCGTCGAGGCCGACCTCGATCTGGTCATCTGCATCACCGAGGGCATTCCGGTGCGCGACATGATGGAAGTACGCGCCAGGATGCGCGCCAAGGAGGCCGGCGGCGGCAAGCGCACCCTGCTGCTGGGGCCGAACTGCCCGGGGCTGATCACGCCGGATGCAATCAAGATCGGCATCATGCCCGGGCACATCCACCGCAAGGGGCGCATCGGCGTGGTGTCGCGCTCGGGCACGCTGACCTACGAGGCGGTGGGGCAGGTCACCGAGCTGGGGCTGGGGCAGAGCAGCGCGGTGGGCATCGGCGGCGACCCCATCAACGGTCTGAAGCACATCGACGTGCTCAAGCTGTTCAACGACGACCCCGACACCGATGGCGTCATCACGATCGGCGAGATCGGCGGCCCCGACGAGGCCGAGGCCGCGCTCTGGGCCAAGCAGCACATGACCAAGCCCATCGTCGGTTTCATCGCCGGGGTCACCGCGCCTGCGGGCAAGCGCATGGGCCATGCCGGCGCGCTCATCGCCGGCGGCGCCGACACCGCCGAAGCCAAGCTGGACGTGATGCACGCCTGCGGCTTCACCGTCACCCGCAACCCGTCGGAAATGGGCCAACTCATCCACCAAAAACTGCGCTGA